A region of the Acanthopagrus latus isolate v.2019 chromosome 18, fAcaLat1.1, whole genome shotgun sequence genome:
CTGCCGTCGACCCCGTGGCCGTGCTCTCCGTCTTCCAGGAGATGCATGTAAACGAACAGCTCCATATCTTGGTGTTCGGAGAGTCTCTGCTCAACGACGCTGTCACTgtggtgagggaggaggtggtcACCAGGAAGGTGCAAAAAAGGAAAGGCAACCTTATTCGGTGCATAATTCATCTACAATCTTCCTCCCAGGTCCTCTACAAGCTGTTTGAGTCCTTCCTCCGTCTGCCGTCGGTGTCAGGGCTGGATGTGCTGCTGGGGGGCTGCAGGGTGGTGGTGGTCGGCCTCGGCGGTTTGTTTGTGGGCCTCTTCTTCGGCCTGGTGGCGGCCCTCACCTCACGGTTCACCTCCAGAGCCCAGGTCATCGCCCCGCTCTTCGTCTTTCTCTACTCCTACTTGTCCTACCTGACCTCGGAGATGCTTCACCTCTCTGGCATCATGGCGTAAGAATCAGATAGTCCTCAGAGACCTCCATGTTCGACCTCCGTGTTCgccatgtctttttttttttttccacatttgcaGCATTGTGACCTGTGCTGTGACCATGAAGCAGTACGTGGAGGCGAACGTGTCCGAGCGCAGCAACACCAGCATCCAGTACTTCCTGAAGATGTGGAGCAGCGTGAGCGAAAcactcatcttcatcttcctggGCGTGTCCACAATACAGGATGTCCATATGTGGAGCTGGCCCTTTGTCTgctccacactgctgctctgcctcatcTGGAGGGCCACAGGTAGCTGTTCAAATCCTCCCTgcactttaacaaaaaaaaaaaaaagggtgactTTGCACATgttatgataaaaacaaaatataggAAATCAACACATTTGGCCTCCTCTGAAGGTGTCCTCCTGCTCACCGCTGTGGTGAACAAGCTCCGGAGGAACGCTGTGACCTTTCGAGATCAGTTCATCATCGCCTATGGAGGTCTCAGAGGGGCCATTTGTTTCTCCCTCGTCTTCCTGATTGACGACTTCCCGAAGAAGAGACTCTTCATTACAACCACCATTGTGGTCATCCTCTTCACTGTCTTTGTACAGGTGCGAgcataatgttaatgttgattttgaaaGATAGCAGTTTTTCTCGTTTGTCTTCATGGAACAcatttatggatttttttttgttgagtttagTTTTGTCCTGATTCCAGGGGATGACCATTAAGCCTCTAGTCGAGCTGCTGgatgtgaagaggaagaagagagctCTGCCCACTGTCAGCGAGGAGATCCACAGCAGGGTGAGAATGACAGCACTGACAGCGAGCTGCTGGGCTGCAATAAGGGCTCTATGGAGCACAATATATATCAATATGTccagatttattttgattttcatcttCTGTAGCaccttttctgctgttttggGTTCATCTCACAGCACCTTGCCGAATTCTTCTTATAATGTAAAGATGCCACGGCGATGGGCTGCAGTTCTCCAGCTGATTCAGGATTTCTGCAATGATGTGAACGAGTCTTTCATCTTGCGCTGATGTCAGGGCCACACAAGACACAGACTTTTACTCctttcatctgtgaaaatgaacataatggCTCAGCTTAGAAGAAGCAATCTGTTTTCTGACCACACTCTCTTGAAAGATGGTGCATACAACTGGAGACACAAACCACgacacacactgaaaatcaTCTATAGTGTGTGGAGAATGATGTATTATGTGACAGATGCTTCTATCGTGTCTCCTCTTAGCTCATTGATCACCTGCTGGCAGGAATAGAGGACGTGGTCGGCTACTGGGGTCAGCACTACTGGAAAGACAAGTtagtttctcttgttttgttttgaccttACCCTCAGCTTGTGTTTCCATTCAGTGTCCATGCACATAAAAATTGGGACGTGAAACCCCCAGTAGGTGGCAGCAAACACCGAAAGAAAAAGATCACTCAGTCAAGGCTCACAATCATGCCAACTGGTTACTGTAAGgcagtttatgtgtgtgtgtgtgtgtgtgtgtgtgtgtgtgtgtgtgtgtgtgtgtgtgtgtgtgtgtgtgcgtgtgtgtgtgtgtgtgaggtttgaGCAGTTTAACAGGAAGTACCTCCGTCGTTTCCTGATCCGTGAGGACCACCAGGCTCGCTCCAGCATCCTCAGAGTCTatcaggagctggagaggagggagcaggggGGAGACGTGGAGGCGCCAGCGTCACTGTGAGGAAACACGTCTTTACTTTATGTCAGTGTCTCTTGTGGCAGAGCTCAGGGATCTTCTGGTATTCTCGGAATGAATcccatatatataaaaaaacgaaacaaagtGAATGCCCATCAGTTATAGAGTTTCTCTTGCCTCGTCCCCTACTCCTTCCTACTTCCTCAACCCCAAGTATGTCTCTGAAAATTgacattaaatgattaaattgaCTGAATGCATGTGAATATCCACATTTTACTGTTAGAGTGGACCCTCGCTCCCACAGCCGTCCCCTCCTACCGGAGGAGATGGACAGCATCCGACGGATTCTCTCCAGAAACCTTCAGAACTTCAACAACAAGgtaaacacacagcttcagcAGCTGTTGTGTGTGGATATCTGTTTGGTTGAAGGGAGTCTCTGAACGTGCACTGTAGGTATGTAATTATTCATCTACTAATTGTGTTCACtgttgtccttgtgtgtgtcatcactCCAGCAGACACCGGCCTACAGCAGACACACTTTGCACCAGGACGCCACCATGGACAGAACAAGGAAGCCTCTTCACAGACACCACAGTCTGGGAGAGAGATACACGTATAACACGATCACACACTGGCCACAGGTATCAAGCGTCTGTTATTTGTCAAGAAGCAAGTgaagttttaaacaaacaatgtgGGGCTGCAAAATTAAAATTTACCTCTATTTAAACTGTAAACTCTTTGAGGGCTTGCCTTCATTTACAGTGATGTCGAGTAAAGGAAATACCGTAATATAGTCGGCAATTCAAcagacatttacaaaaaaacaaataaattcatATTCAAACATGTCTTATTAAACTTGTTTTCTGAAGGCAAATGTCCTCAGATGTAAATGTAATAGTTAAACAGTGTAGATTGTCCTCCGGCCTGCAGCATGTTTTACTGTGCACTTCCTCCGTGGCAGGGCGAGGCAGGAGAGTTCAACGGCTCACGCAGAGTGAGAGCAGGGCTCAGCAGGTCTCACACAGGTAAAGTGACGGGCAATTCAAGACatataaacatacaaaaaactCCTATAAGACAAAATATGGAAGTTTCTTTAAGTTTCTATCTTCCATCCCAGACTGAGGTCCTGAATACatgtatgttttcatgtgtgttttcttttctaaccCTAATCCGTCCTGTTGCTGTTTCCAAGATACTGCTGTGGGAAAGGATAATCACTAAAATGAAGTCAAGTCTCCTCTCAAGATTCAGTGCTCTCTATAAGAACATAGAGACATATCATCAGATtgcctctcatctctctctacctcctgacctttgaccctgacAGTGATGGTGTGACCACTGACTTTGTGGCTCTCCTCTTGGCAGTGTGCTCCATAAGCCCGAGGCTCGTCCTCCAGGACTCGGCAGCCCCGGCGGCCTCGGTGCAGGCGGACAGCAGAGAGGACCAGATCTCTCCGCAGAACCAAGAACCTGCGGGGAGAGCCCCCAAGAAACAACTCAGCTTTGTTTTGGAGAACGAGAAGCAGCAATGaacacagagagataaaaaaaaaaaaaaagactgtaaacCTATGAATTTATTGTGTTCGGTCTTTTCAAATTGGCTCCATAAAGTGAAAAGTACCTCATATTTATTTAGCCATAGAGTTTTCAAGATGGGTTGACGACAGAAATGTTATGGATATCTTCcgattaaaaaatgtaaaacaatgatCAAACaattcagtttctgttttttaaaaaaggaaatcattGTGAGTGTTTTCCAGCCACAATAAAGCGTTCCTCCGTGTCTCACCTCTTGAACACCTTCAGCGGAGGTCTGAGGGTCATTTGCATCTCCGgtctaatttattttcaaagtggCACTCCAAGTGTAACACCTACCTTAGACATGCCTCGCAGGCATAAAGGCTGATACTCGCTGTCCACTTTACAAGCACCACCACCAATGTGCCGCTCCTTGTTTTCCTTTATAAAATGCAGACCACACCCGCTGGTAATTTGACGAGGACAGGCTTACAGGTTCTTAAAATAACCCCTCTCCCCCTGCCTGACCCCCTCCATTACTGAGGCTTCTCTTTCCCACAGCTCCCCCACCATGCCAACGAGTGGCAGGGAGCGccagactgtttttcttttggacaGGGGCTGGGCACAGGGCAGCAGAGTGGACACCGCCGACGAGCTGAGGATTTAACTGATAGTCAGGGAGGTTTTGGGTCAGAGTTATGAAGGTGGGGGCTGCTACCTTGGTCGGGGGTATATTTGGGTCAGTGGGGACTCTGTGTTTCTTCATAGCCTTTGCTACAGACTACTGGCTGGTGGCCAGTGACAACTGTGGACCGAATACATGGCCGACGCAAACAGCACTGACAGGGGAGAAAGATGCCAATGGAACTGAGGTAGGACGGATACATGTATGCACACGATTGTCCATGTTCACCCACGCAAATACGAAAAGTGAGCGCAAACCCTACTATCTGTCAGAGCTGGTCTGTGACCTCCAGCTAAACAAATGCAGAGAAATAACCGCACATTATTTTTATCACTGAAGAATCTCATGTGAGATCCACAATAAGACCAATACGGAACATGATCGGACATGTGTGCACGCTACCAGAATAGTTCAGTCTCTGGCTTTGACATAGTCGTGGGACAGAATGGACTAAAACAATGCAGCTGTGATCAAGTCGCTAATGACTTTTAGTGTGGCCCTGTCCCCAAAACATGACATCCTACCCTTGCTGTAATGCAGTCCGGAGAATAATATCTGTCAGGCTCTGTGTGCGGTAAACACCcatgtcatttaaatgtcatgctCCCAGTTGTATTGCAGACTGTATGTGACAAGACTGAGAGACTGCAGTCTTGCCAGCGGCTCTGTGAGGCTTTACTTTCATTCAAATTCTCACATGCTCAAAATGGAAACACTAAAATGCCGATGTTAAGAAGGCACAATTTTTCAATTTCCTAGTTTAATATGTTAACACGCTATCTCTATCTACGATACAATCAATACAAATTTATTGTCAGTTCACAATGAAACCTACTTAGCATCCTCAGGCAGCTCCACGTATGAAGTTTACACACAGATTATACATACAGTTACACATATGGCACATTGAACAGTCGAGGCCatgaaacatcacaaaacatcATCAGATCCAGATTTTATTGAGCAGCACACTGACTTATGTGAAGCAGCGGGACAGACTCATGTGGGAGAATTCTTCAGcctgttgtgtttcagtctaAACTCTAAATTGCCTACTTGAGGGCAACTCCTGCTTATACTTACATCCAAATTTGCAACAGTAAATGCtgcaaatgtaaagttgcaaatATGCTGACATATCAGTTGCAAGAAAAACTGTCTAACTTGCAAAAATACTTGTATATGCAATGTTTTACTTGTGACCACTCTGCGTTCATGCAGTGACACAGAGAGGACGATCTGCAGACACGCCTCCAGATGTAAACCTCTGGTGCGTGACTTCTTAAAAGCGTAACCACTCGTGAAGAAGTTTCATCTGAACTTGACACGACCAGCGATGACACTTAACAGCACAACATTAacaatttcacatttcagaagatGGCAGTGTTGGCATGCCATATAACTGCGTCCGGCTAAGGTTCACTACTGTCAAAGTTAGCGGAAGTCCTCCAAGTCAAATAACCCCGATGACATCGTCATATCTTCGTTGAgaaagctcctccagagcctTTACACTGACGCTGTAATCCTCCTCACCTTCATGTTTAAACTCGCttgcagtgcccctttaagtttctccttccatttgtggaaaaaaataatcgGAAAAACGCACCGTCAGGAATATATTTTCTAAAAGCTAATCCCCCCGGTGAGCTCCTCCCTAACATCACAGCGCAAAAAagtctttcattttaaataaaagcgGATGATTAAAGTAGCTGTGCGTTATTCAGCGCCATCAATCATATTTCTGACAAGCAAATGGAGAGCATCACTCATGCGTGTTTCATAAGTTTCCCCCCTTGAAAAACCTCACAGACGAGCGGGCCATAATCAGAAC
Encoded here:
- the LOC119007455 gene encoding sodium/hydrogen exchanger 2-like isoform X1, with translation MAAVWMLSLLLSPCCLLWPTCLALTPPAELPQPHNLPPLLGINSSDGSLSVDLSRALRVFSMDYHHVQAPFEIVLWIMLASLAKLGFHWSGRVPAVVPESCLLIMVGLLVGGVIYGVRHSAPPTLSADAFFLFLLPPIVLDAGYFLPGRLFFENLGTILWYAVLGTLWNVLGIGLSLYGVCLLAQSSLGDVSLLHCLLFGSLIAAVDPVAVLSVFQEMHVNEQLHILVFGESLLNDAVTVVLYKLFESFLRLPSVSGLDVLLGGCRVVVVGLGGLFVGLFFGLVAALTSRFTSRAQVIAPLFVFLYSYLSYLTSEMLHLSGIMAIVTCAVTMKQYVEANVSERSNTSIQYFLKMWSSVSETLIFIFLGVSTIQDVHMWSWPFVCSTLLLCLIWRATGVLLLTAVVNKLRRNAVTFRDQFIIAYGGLRGAICFSLVFLIDDFPKKRLFITTTIVVILFTVFVQGMTIKPLVELLDVKRKKRALPTVSEEIHSRLIDHLLAGIEDVVGYWGQHYWKDKFEQFNRKYLRRFLIREDHQARSSILRVYQELERREQGGDVEAPASLVDPRSHSRPLLPEEMDSIRRILSRNLQNFNNKQTPAYSRHTLHQDATMDRTRKPLHRHHSLGERYTYNTITHWPQGEAGEFNGSRRVRAGLSRSHTVCSISPRLVLQDSAAPAASVQADSREDQISPQNQEPAGRAPKKQLSFVLENEKQQ
- the LOC119007455 gene encoding sodium/hydrogen exchanger 2-like isoform X2, producing the protein MHVNEQLHILVFGESLLNDAVTVVLYKLFESFLRLPSVSGLDVLLGGCRVVVVGLGGLFVGLFFGLVAALTSRFTSRAQVIAPLFVFLYSYLSYLTSEMLHLSGIMAIVTCAVTMKQYVEANVSERSNTSIQYFLKMWSSVSETLIFIFLGVSTIQDVHMWSWPFVCSTLLLCLIWRATGVLLLTAVVNKLRRNAVTFRDQFIIAYGGLRGAICFSLVFLIDDFPKKRLFITTTIVVILFTVFVQGMTIKPLVELLDVKRKKRALPTVSEEIHSRLIDHLLAGIEDVVGYWGQHYWKDKFEQFNRKYLRRFLIREDHQARSSILRVYQELERREQGGDVEAPASLVDPRSHSRPLLPEEMDSIRRILSRNLQNFNNKQTPAYSRHTLHQDATMDRTRKPLHRHHSLGERYTYNTITHWPQGEAGEFNGSRRVRAGLSRSHTVCSISPRLVLQDSAAPAASVQADSREDQISPQNQEPAGRAPKKQLSFVLENEKQQ